A genomic region of Solanum dulcamara chromosome 2, daSolDulc1.2, whole genome shotgun sequence contains the following coding sequences:
- the LOC129877703 gene encoding metacaspase-1-like: protein MVKFVECTNCHTTLQLPNGAQSIRCAVCSAVMTDTTGPRRRTQLSSYMNNYFLMSGHGRPAAEQRIQPPPAFGRKRALIIGITYKKTKYELKGCINDAKCMKYLLVNRFKFPQESVIMLTEEERDSHRIPTIQNIRQAIYWLMQGVQAGDSLVFHFSGHGLQKRSYTSDEIDGYDETLCPLDYETKGMIVDDELNATLVRPLPRGAKLHAIIDACHSGTMLDLPFFCRMDRTGRYVWEDHRPRSGVWKGTSGGEAISFSGCDDHQKSADTNSLSKVMSTGAMTFSFIQAIERGQGTTYGSILNAIRSSIRSSDSDLGSNITSSLLTMLITGGSSGFGMRQEPQLTANEPFDVYTRKFSL, encoded by the exons atggtGAAGTTTGTGGAGTGTACCAATTGCCACACAACCTTACAACTCCCTAATGGTGCTCAGTCAATACGCTGCGCAGTCTGCTCCGCAGTGATGACTGACACAACCGGACCTCGGAGGAGGACCCAATTATCATCGTACATGAATAACTATTTCCTTATGTCCGGCCACGGGAGACCCGCGGCCGAACAGAGGATTCAACCCCCTCCAGCTTTTGGCCGGAAGAGGGCTTTGATTATTGGAATTAcatataaaaaaactaaatatgaGCTCAAGGGATGCATCAATGATGCTAAATGTATGAAGTATTTGCTTGTCAATCGATTCAAGTTTCCTCAAGAATCTGTTATCATGCTCACtg aagaagaaagagattcACACAGAATTCCAACTATACAAAACATAAGGCAGGCAATTTACTGGCTTATGCAAGGTGTTCAAGCAGGGGATTCTCTGGTGTTCCATTTTTCTGGTCATGGCTTACAAAAAAGGAGCTACACTTCAGATGAAATTGATGGTTATGATGAAACACTTTGCCCCTTGGACTATGAAACAAAAGGAATGATTGTTGATGATGAACTAAATGCAACACTTGTTAGGCCTCTTCCTCGCGGTGCTAAGCTTCACGCCATCATAGATGCCTGTCACAGTGGTACTATGCTAGATTTACCATTTTTTTGTAGGATGGACAG AACTGGACGATATGTGTGGGAAGACCATCGTCCTCGATCAGGAGTATGGAAAGGAACAAGTGGAGGAGAGGCTATATCTTTCAGTGGTTGTGATGATCATCAAAAATCAGCAGATACAAAT AGTTTGTCTAAGGTCATGTCAACTGGTGCAATGACCTTCTCTTTCATCCAAGCAATTGAGCGCGGACAAGGAACTACTTATGGAAGTATTCTGAATGCAATCAGATCTTCCATCCGCAGTTCTGATAGTGATTTAGGAAGCAACATCACCAGTTCTCTTCTCACAATGCTAATTACCGGGGGAAGCTCTGGCTTTGGGATGAGACAG GAGCCCCAGTTGACTGCTAATGAGCCATTTGATGTGTACACCAGAAAGTTTTCACTATAA